The Erigeron canadensis isolate Cc75 chromosome 1, C_canadensis_v1, whole genome shotgun sequence genome segment TATCATAACATATGGTAAAGACCATTACTTATTTCCAGTTCCTATTGCCCGTCtttcagaaaaagaaaaatctgaAAGTTTCATTTCCAGAATTCAAGAAGAAACCTGAGATTTGACTGCCGTCCAGAGCTTCACCCATCCCAGCATGCTATCTGCAGCACTTGCAAAAACCGGATGTGATGATGCTAACCGCTCCTTCACAGTGGCAGCAATCTCCACCACACAATCTTCTGCTGTCACAGCTGAAGAAGACAACGTCAATGACTGAAAAAATGGAACCACGTCCTCCATAAGCTTCACTCCTTCCCATTCTTTTTTCAAGCTATCAATGGCGCTTCCCTTTTCGTTCCTCCAGACATATGGAATTCCACTTTTTACACCCAGCTTTAAGTGATCACATACCGTTTTTACAACAAGACCACACCATATATCCTCCATCGTTTCCCATCTAACCTTTCCTTCCTTCGACAACTTCAAAGCAGGTAACATAGCAGGTCCCACCAACTCTCGGTCAAATGCTATGTTGACTCCACTCATGGGCATCATAGACTTTAAAGGTACAGTCAAAACAGCATCAACATACCTAGAGTTTCTCATATCCGGTTTAAGTGCTTGCGTGGGTGCATCATAGTCTGCAAAATTAAGCCACAGACCACATGAAAGAGCACATGGGACCCCACTACGTAAGCTAAATGGGTAGCCACGAACGAAATCTGTTCCTTTTTGATATGGGTCATAAAGTGTGTTAAAAAAGAAAGGAGTCGCAGGAGTTTTAAGGTTGTTAATGTGTTGGGCAACTATGTCTACTAGATCGCCATTTTTGGTTTTAGCTGGGCTGCAATCATCATCAATTGCTATTATGTACTTTTTATTGGATACAAGATAGCCAAAATAACGAGATGAGTATCCAGAAAATAGAGTAGCATTAGCAGACCCGACTACTTTGACTATATCTGACTCGGTGTAGACACGAGCATCAAAGCCTTCAGGGATTTTTACTTCTTTGAGGCCGGCCTCTTTTACAATTATCAGATGAAAACGAGAGAATATAGGTCTCCATTCCTCCAGGAAAGACATAAGGTCAGAGCGTAAAGCGCCAATAACAATATCCACTTCATTGTCATCAAAACTTGCCAGAGACATTGTGTAATAAATCCTTACGAAAAGTCAATTTAATCAAACAGCGCAGATTGTGTAGAGATTGAACAGTAAAAAGAGAAAGTCAAACAATGCCCAACTTTAGAACTTTTCCAAGCACCCTGCAATAAAGAGATTGTTCAGTGACAATGCAACCTAAATCAGTCAAGCACAACTTACTAGTGGGAAGGACAggtgtaaacaaattaaaatgtatTCACATCTTCCCGGTTGCCATCAAAACTTTAAGATCCCAAACTAATTTCCCAGCTTTCAAGGTTCTCCGTGCAGTAAGGAATTCAACATAAATTATTATCGAACAACGAACAACACATAGTAATTCATAACAGTCGAACACTGTAACTTTCAGAATAAATTTCAAACACAATAATATAACTAGGTCAGTCGGATTGATCGACCGAGAGGATCAATCAGAGTAATTTCTTTAcgtgggtcaaaatgggtttgcCGTATTGGCACTTCAATCACACATTGGGTTCTCACTTCATCCCTTATGCAGTCacctttttaaagttttttccaTTTTATGGCAAAAACAACAATGACCGCATGGGAAAATAAATAACAGGCAATAGTAAAATTGAGCCAGACTTTGATTTTTTGGGGGAAAAAGGAAATCAGGCAAATAATCCATTGCTTCGAAGTattgactatttttttttcataaattgcATGCTGAAAATAAATGTACTGTACAAAATCAATTTGAAAAGCATCGAATATTCACATTTGGTCCCATCTAACTGATGTTCCTGATGACTAAGCCATGTGTTAAGCAGTGCGTACACTACTCCTATTTTTAGGTTGATGTTTTAAGCAGTTATCTCATTGTTCCAAGACCAATGTTAGCTTAAAAGTTGTCTAACCAGGTCAAACCTTCAAAGAAACAACTTTACTGTTCCATTAAGATAGACAATCTGAGTTCCAATACTTATAATATGAGAGTTGTCTGAGAGAAATAATTACTAAGTTAGAGTTGTATAAATAAACTTATGCACTACAGTGCTTTTGGCTCTTAAGTTTCATACCGTTCTATAATTATAATACAGTTTTTATCAAATGAAAAACCAAGGGGAACTAAACTTACTCCATTCACGCAACATACACATACCAATATCCTTATGGCAATTTTGTAATATTTGGTTCTTTTCGAGACTGAGTTttgtatttttactttttgcaagtgcaaatataaaatatactcTAGTACTTGAGTCATCACCTTATATGAAAGTAATATATAGAAATTTGACTAATTAGTAATTACCCTACACCTATAACATTATTAGACTAATATCATCTTAGTCAAACAAACATCACACCTACTGACTTTTATTCACCGGCTACCATCACTATTAACCTGAATACAATCAGTAGGACTGTACACACGTGGTCTGGACCATTTATAACTGAAATTAGATACTCTTTAATTCAGCATGTAACACTCAACATTTTATAAGCTATACTCCTATTGACCAAAATTAAATTCTACTTGTTACTTAAAATTCCAAATTGATAGtggataaaaataatttttgtagttaaaaaaaaaaacttcagcAACTGCATTGACGTAAAGAAAGGTACTAAATCAACACATGTTGAACTAGAAAACAACAAATAGCTACATGTTTTAATTCATAATATCCGAAGTCGATTGCGAATGTAGGACTTAAAAGTGCATATTTAAGGCTGAATGCATCACAAAATGAGTTAGCGGTTAGCAGATCCAAAGGAGAATGAAATAGCGCACACGCCACAAGGTTTCATTTGCTACGTgtatgttatttaaaaaaaagatattttctgTTAAACATTTACcctcttttaattttaacttctTTAAAGAACTTGATCCACTACTAAGAAATACCACATTGTGCTTGAAATGACCACTTAAACCACATATTTCATATCCGACAAACGACGGGAGTAGACTCTTTGACCATGCATTGTGGTGTAAAAAGATACTTCTGCAACTATACTAGAATTATGTACCAAATTATCACTGTCCATATCTTCCAGTCAGAATGTGAAATGAGCCAGAACCTTGACAATGACAAAGAATTTAATATGCAACTAACAAAGTCAACCTTTTACAGGAAGCAGATCAACGGAAATTGTGGCTGTAAGTTGAAACATATGGTTATTGagaaaatgtataaaataagtAGCACTCATcaaaatatatttcatataaGCGAAAACTATATCCAACTTTACCAAAATTACTATTAAATGTACTTCTCTGATAGACTGATATACACCCTACTGTATGTATCAAATTATAAGGccattcacaaaaaaaaaaatgtatcaaattataaaaaaaattgtacttctATTATCAGCTAATTATTATCATGATTAAAGAACCCCACATTACAGATCAGAATAATATagattatacataaaaattaatggGTTAATGCATTATCAAATACAGAAtggaaattaaaagaaaatggaaatggaaagaaaaaaacagaataaaaattgtattaatacagaaaaaaaaaaaagaaaaaaaaaaaaagaaagaagaaaagggTATGTACCAGAAATGAAAACAAAGAAAGACGGATGGAGAATGAATGTGAATTAAGATTTGGAAGTAGTAATACAAGACGAGATTAGCTAAACTACTTTTTTCACACTTCTacgttttgttttgttttcttaatatgATATTTGGATCCCAATAATGTACATTTCACTTTATTCATTTACATCATTAATTGAAGTCAATGGAATTGATTGTTTTCTACGTTATAAGAGCACGTTGGTtaaaaactttttcaaaaagacttttttttatcactagaCAAATGTTCACACGATGCGACGGTGTGACAACGATGATGATGGCGGTGGTGACAACG includes the following:
- the LOC122603442 gene encoding probable UDP-arabinopyranose mutase 5 is translated as MSLASFDDNEVDIVIGALRSDLMSFLEEWRPIFSRFHLIIVKEAGLKEVKIPEGFDARVYTESDIVKVVGSANATLFSGYSSRYFGYLVSNKKYIIAIDDDCSPAKTKNGDLVDIVAQHINNLKTPATPFFFNTLYDPYQKGTDFVRGYPFSLRSGVPCALSCGLWLNFADYDAPTQALKPDMRNSRYVDAVLTVPLKSMMPMSGVNIAFDRELVGPAMLPALKLSKEGKVRWETMEDIWCGLVVKTVCDHLKLGVKSGIPYVWRNEKGSAIDSLKKEWEGVKLMEDVVPFFQSLTLSSSAVTAEDCVVEIAATVKERLASSHPVFASAADSMLGWVKLWTAVKSQVSS